From Pararhizobium sp. A13:
GCCTCGCCGCCTGCGACCATCGCCTGCTCCGGCGGTTTTTCGCCGGGCTCGAACAGCTTGGCAGCACCTGCGTGCGCCAGCAGCGAGAGGACGATCGCCCCGGTCCATTTTACCGTATTGTTCATCACAGATACCGATGAGAAAACCGCATCAGCCCTTCAGCTCGACGGACGACCTGGATCCGGTCTTCAACACCTTCATGCATGCGTCCTTGGCGACACCCTCGCCGTCACAGACCGGAGCATCGTTGATCAAGAGGCTCTTCACTGCCTCGCATTTCGTTCCCGAAAGGTCGAACTGGCGGACCTTGGTCTTGCCGGCTGGCAGATCGCGGAAATCGAGAACCGCCATCCGCTCAACCAGTCCTTTTTCATCGAAGAGCACGAATTCGAAGGAGACCTTGGAAAGCGATTGCGGCAGGCCATTGCCGGCCACGAATGTCAGCTTGCAGCCCTTGTCGGACGACGCCAGATCATTGATCTCGACCGTCAGATTGCCGGGCGTCCCCGCATCCTGAGCCAGAGCGGCCGTGCCCGGATAGACGGCAGCGAACAGGGCCAAGGGCAGCAGTCGATCGAATTTCATCATTGTCTATCCACTCTCTGAGCTGGTGTCGTGGGCGCGGATGAAAACCGTTCGGACGGCTTCACCGCCGGCACGTGATTTCCGCCCGGCAAATTAAACTTGACTACAAAAATCCTGTATTGCGTCCATAATAAAAGATGAGTAATGAAGTCAAGATACTAATCGCAATGACCCGGCTTGAGAAGGGGAGCAATCCCCGGTTTTCGGCCGCCATGATCAGGACAAGAAGCCTGTGACACCGAACAATCCAGATGCCGTATCGGCTTCCTTGCCGGCCAGCCAGACGCAGCGCGTCATTGACAGCCGCGATCTCTTTCGTGGCGGAAACGAAATCCTGATCTCGCATGACGGCGCCATCTACCGCATGAAAATTACCCGCCAGGGCAAACTTATCCTGAACAAATAGGCCATTCACATGACCCAAACGACCCGTCCGACCCCGTCTGAAATTCGCGCCTACCGGGCAGCCAACCCCAAGATGCGCGAACGCGATATCGCCGCTCAGCTGGGCATTTCGGAAGCAGCCCTCGTCGCCGCCGAATGTGGGCTGACCGCTGTTCGCATCGACGGGGACGTCAACCGTTTCCTCGAGCGCGCCGCCGAACTCGGCGAAGTCATGGCGCTGACCCGCAACGAAAGCGCGGTGCACGAGAAGATCGGCGTGTTCGAGAACATCACCCCCGGCAAACATGCCTCGATCGTGCTCGGCGAGAACATCGATCTGCGCATTTTCCCGGGCGCCTGGGCACACGGCTTTGCGGTGACGAAAACCGATGGCGACGCGGTGCGCCGCAGCCTGCAGTTCTTCGACAAGCAGGGAACCGCCGTCCACAAGGTGCATATGCGCTCCGCCTCGAACCTGAGCGAATACCAGAACATCGTCGAAGCCTTCAGGCTGGAAGACCAATCACAGGAATTCGTTGGCGAGGCCGCCGTTGACAGCATCGAAGGCGAGCTCGAACAGGTGGATGTTGCCGTGCTGCGCAACGAATGGAGCAGGATGACCGACACCCATCAGTTCCACGGCCTCTTGCGCAAGCTGAAGCTCGGCCGCCGGCAGGCGCTGCAGTCGATCGGCGAGGATTTCGCCTGGAAACTGCAGCCGGAAGCCGTGGAAGAGATGATGCGCGAATCCGCCAGGGTCGAGTTGCCGATCATGTGTTTCGTCGGCAATCACGGCACTATCCAGATCCACTCCGGACCACTCGCCAACATCGAGACGATGGGTCCGTGGCTCAACATCATGGACCCGACCTTCCACCTGCACTTGCGCAGGGATCATCTCGCCGAAATCTGGGCTGTTCGTAAACCGACGGCCGACGGCCATGTCACCTCGCTGGAAGCGCTCGACGCCAAGGGCGAAATGGTCATCCAGTTCTTCGGCAAGCGCAAGGAAGGCTTCGCCGAGCGCCCGGAATGGCGCTCAATCATGGAAAACCTCGCCCGGCTCGACATCACCGCGGCAGCCTGAAGGAGCTGGCCATGAAAACTCCCTATGATTTTCGCCGGCTGCGTTCCTGGGAACTGGCTCTGGCTCTTTTTGCAGTGTCCACACCGTTCGTACTGCCGATCACGTCGCCGCCCTCCTTCGTGCGTGCAGCCGTTGCGCAGGACATGCAGCAGATCGACACCTCCCGCCTCGTCTCCGTTGGCGGTGCCATTACCGAGATCGTCTATGCGCTCGGCGAAGAGGGCAAGCTCGTCGGCCGCGATTCGACCAGCGTCTATCCCGAAGCGGCACTGAAGGTTCCCGACGTCGGTTACATGCGGCAACTGGCTCCGGAAGGTGTCATCGCCACCAATCCGACCGCCATCATCGCAGTCGAGGGCAGCGGCCCGCCGGAGACGCTGAACGTTCTCAAAGAGGCGAAAATCCCGTTCCAGACGGTTTCGGAGACATTCGATCGCGACGGCATCCTGGCAAAGATCAAGACCGTCGGCGACTTCCTCGGCGTGCCGGACAAGGCGGCAGCGCTGTCTGAGAAGGTTCAGGCCGGCCTTGACGCCGCAGTCGCGGACGCAGCCAAGCGTCCGGAGAGCGAGCGCAAACGGGTGATCTTCATCCTGAGCACCCAGGGCGAAAAGATCATGGCGTCGGGCACCGGAACGGCTGCAGACGGCATCATCGCGCTTGCGGGCGCCGTTAACGCGACCGGCAGCTTCCCGGGTTACAAACCGCTGACCGACGAAGCGATCATCGAGGCCAGGCCTGATGTCGTGCTGATGATGTCTCGTAGCGGCGGCCATGCGGCGACCGATGACGAGCTCTTTGCCCATCCCGCCCTCAGCCTGACGCCCGCAGCCAAGACCAAGGCAGTGATCCGGATGGATGGCCTGCATCTGCTCGGCTTCGGCCCGCGCACGGCGGGCGCGGTGCGCGAACTGAACGCGGCGATCTACGGAAAACCGAATGCCTCACAATGAAATGGCGGCAGGTGATGGCCGGTCGCGGTCATTCGCGGCACGTTTGAAATCCGAATGGCACATGGGCGACCGGTCGCGGCTGGCGCAGGTGTTGATCCTCGCGCTGATCGCGCTGGCGGCCGCGATGTTTGCCGCCTCCATCATGACCGGTGCTGCCGACGCGTCGCTCGGCAACGTCCTGCGTTGGCTTTTCGGTGTGGAAGGCGCAGAACAGGCGCTGAGCGCCCGCGACCGCATCATCATCCTCGATATACGCCTGCCGCGCTCTGTCATGGGCCTTCTGGTCGGCGCCTCCCTCGCCGTGTCCGGCGCAATCATGCAGGGGCTCTTCCGCAATCCGCTGGCCGACCCGGCACTCGTGGGCGTCTCCTCCGGCGCGAGCCTTGGCGCGGTTCTGATGATCGTGCTCGGCAGCTCCGTTTTTGGCCCGATGTTTGCGGTTTTCGGATTCTACGCTCTACCGGTTGCCGCATTTCTCGGCGGCCTTTTCACGACACTCCTGCTCTACCGGATCGCGACACGCAGCGGCCAGACCTCGGTCGCAACCATGCTGCTTGCCGGCATCGCGCTCAGTGCGCTGGCCAACGCCGTCACCGGCGTTCTCATTTTCATCGCAGACGACAAGCAGTTGCGCGATCTGACCTTCTGGGGCCTCGGATCGCTCGCCGGCACCAACTGGACGAAGATCCTCTCCGCCGGGCCGATCATCCTCATTTCGCTCGCCGTCGTGCCCTTACTGGCGCGAGGCCTCAACGCCCTGACGCTCGGGGAAGCGGCCGCCTTCCATATGGGCGTCCCGGTTCAACGGCTGAAGAATATCGCCATCGTCAGCGTCGCGGCCTCGACCGGCGCCTCGGTCGCCGTCAGCGGCGGCATCGGCTTCGTCGGCATCGTCGTGCCGCATGTGCTGCGGCTGATCATCGGGCCGGATCATCGCTATCTCCTGCCCGCGTCGGCCCTGCTGGGCGGGACGCTCCTGATTTTCGCCGACATGATCGCGCGGACCATCGTGCCGCCGGCGGAACTGCCGATTGGCATCATCACGGCTTTTGCCGGCGCCCCGTTCTTCCTGTGGATCCTGCTGCGCGGGCGCTCCCACATGGGACTTTGAGGACAGATCATGATCAAGGCCAGCAATCTCTCCGTCCGGCTTTCCGGAAAACAGGTGCTGCACGGCGTCAACATCGAGGCCGCGGCTGGTCAGTTGACGGCCATCGTCGGTCCGAACGGCTCCGGCAAGACCACCAGCCTCAAAGCGATCGCCGGCGAACTCTCCTATGACGGCACCGTCAGCATCAACGGTCATGACATTTCGAGACTGAAGCCGTGGGAACTCGCCTTGAAGCGCGCCGTCCTGCCGCAATCGACCGTGATCTCGTTTCCTTTTACGGTACGCGAAATAGTTCGCATGGGGTTGTCCGTTGGTGCGAAGACCGGTGCGGATGAAACCGACCGGATCGCCAGGGAGGCGCTGGAGGCGGTCGACCTGTCGGGTTTCGCCGGTCGCTTCTACCAGGAGCTTTCCGGCGGTGAACAGCAGCGCGTGCAGCTTGCCCGTGCCCTCTGTCAGATTTGGGAACCAGTTCAGCATGGAGAACCCGCGTTCCTGCTCCTCGACGAGCCGGTCTCCAGTCTCGACATCCGCCACCAGCTGACGATCATGCGGCTAGCCCGGGATTTCTGTCAGCGCGGCGGCGGCGTGATCGCCATCATGCATGATCTCAATCTCACCGCCATGTTCGCCGACCGGATGATCATGATGAAGAGCGGCCGCGTTCGTGCGGCTGGGCGCCCGAACGAGGTGATGACCGACGCCATCATGGAAGCGGTTTTCGGCTGCGCCATGCGCGTCAACGCCACACCGGCTGGCAGCGTCCCTTTCGTCCTGCCCCATACGGCGCTCGGCTAGCGCATCGTTCCGCCGTTCCCGGTGGAACCAAACACCTTCCTGCGCGTTGAGGTCGCGAACCCTGACAGGGTGGTGATTTCACATGTCGGCACGACTGCACGCCGGGGTTGCCGTGAAACCGCACTCCCGGCACAGATAGGAGTTTTCATCATGGCAACAGGTCTCTTTTCCGGTTCCAGCGCAAAGAAGCGCTTCGTCGATGCGCCGATCGAAGATCAGATCAATGAGCTCCGCGATGAGATCGCATCACTTGCGAAACTCCTGTCACAGCGCGGCTCGGAAGCCTCGAAAGACGTTCGGACAAGAGCCCATGATGCACGCGAGCACGCGGAAGCCGGCCTGCACGATCTGATTGAAAATGGCGAGCAACTGTTCGCCGAACTGCGCAATCGCTACGCGCTCACCGAAAAGCAGGTGCGCCACACCGTTCGCGAACATCCCGTCGCGACCCTCGGTGCCGCGGCTGCCCTTGGTCTTTTGATCGCCGCTCTTCTCCGCCGCTAGCCCAATCCTGACGGCGGTCGTCATCGGCGGTTGCCCATCGTATCCAAAAGCTGGCAAACGGCGACTTTGCCAGCCGAACTTGCGTTCTTGTCCTTGGAGAAAAACATGGGTCCCTTGGCCGCAATGCTTTCGGCTCTCATACTGACAGACATCGGCGTTACGGTAGCGCGCTTCAAGCGGAACGGGGCCTTGTGGCTGCTGGCGTCCCTGTTTTTTCTGACCGCCTATATTTTCGCCCTCGTCGCAGGCGCGATCTATTTCAGCGCATTGTATACGCCGCTGACGGCCACCATCATCCTCGCAGTCATCTCCCTGGTCATAGGCCTCGTCATCATCGGCATCATGTACGCGCTCAATGCGCGGGACCAGCGTATCGCAGCGGACAAGCGCCGGCGCTCGCAGGCGCAAACCAGTCTGGTGGTCGCCACGGCTCTGACGCTGTTCCGCAAGCAACCACTTCTGGCTGCCGGTCTCGCGGTCGGGCTTGGAGCCGCTCTTGGACTGATGAGGAAGTCAGGCGACCGCGATCGCTCCTGACGGTGTCAGGATAGATCAGAGGGGAAGACGGATGATCGCCGTCAATCCTGCAGGCAGGTATTCGACTTTCGCCGAACTGCCCATCACCTTGCCGAGGCTACGCTCGATCAGGATCGAGCCGAAGCCGCGCCTCGCTGGCTCGCTGACAGGTGGGCCGCCCACCTCTGTCCAGGTCATATGCAAGACACGGTGGCCATCCTCATCAACCCCGCGCGCCGTGACGACGACCTTGCCGTTCGGAACCGAGAGAGAGCCGTATTTTGCGGCATTGGTCGCCAGTTCGTGCAGAACCAGCCCGAGGCCGACCGCCTGGTCCGGCCCGAGCAAAATCTCGTCCTTGTGGATTTCGATCTGTCGTCCGTAGTCGCGTACATGCGGCGCCAGTTGTTTGGCCAGCAAAGCCGAAAGGTGAATGTCACCCCATTCATGGTCCGACAAAAGTCCGTGCGCTTCCGATATGGACTGAAGCCGGCCGGCGAATGCCGTCATGAATTCCTGCGGATCGCTGGTTTGCCGCAATGTCTGTCGGGCCAGCGACTGCAACATCGCCAGCGTGTTCTTGACGCGGTGATTGAGTTCGCGCAGCAGCAGCCGGGTGCGCTGCGTCGAAACTTGTTCCTCCGTCACATCAATATTGACGCCGAGAAAAAGCGTCGGTTTGCCCTCGGCATCACGTTCATGCACACGGCCACGGCCAAGCAGCCATCGCCCGGTGGAGGCGACCCGAAACGTGCCGTCATATTCCTCGTCCTGTGCCATGGCGGACCGCAGCTTCGAGAACGTTGCCATGCGATCTTCATGATGGATGGCAGTAAAAATGTCCCTCGCCTGAACAACCCCGACCGGTTTCATGCCAAACATGCGCAGCATCGCGGGATTGCAGGAGACATTGCCGGAGCGGACGTCCCACAGCCAGCTGCCGACATTGGCCGCATCGAGCGCCATGGCGTGGCGCTGCTCCTCGCGCGAAAGCGCTGCCTCTTTCAAGGCCCGCTGGCGCGCTTCGTGCTTCAGCTTAAACAATGAGGCCGCAAGACGCGAGAGACGGCGCAATTGTGTGAGAAGATGCGGCGTGACGTCGTGGCGCGGCTTGACATCGTAAACACAGATCGAGCCGACCGGCTGTTCGTCGATAACCAGCGGAACGCCGGCATAAAACCGCAAAACCGGCGCACCCGCCACCCGCGGCTGGCTGGAAAAACGAGGGTCGGTCGAAGCGTCGCCGACGACAAGCACGTCATCCAAACGCCCGGCGATCGTATGCATGCAAAACGATCCCGCAGACAGCGCCTGTGTCTCGCTGGTTCCGACCGTTGCCTTGAGCCATTGATGCCGTGCATCGACGAGCGTTACCAAAGCAATCGGCGCGCCGAAAAGATCGGCGGCCATCTCGGCGAGCTCCTGGAAATCGGCGTCCGGCACGGCCATGTCCGGGACGACAGAACGCAGGACATCAAGCCGTTGCGGCGATGTCAGAACGGCCGCCATCGCCGCCGCCAGGTCGCTATTCTTTTTGTTCATGAACTTCCACACCCGGCCCCGGGCGCCGTCGCTGACTTGTGCCCGCTACATCTCCCTGCAGCGCGTCTGTCGCTGTTTCTGCACGATTGTGAACCCCGGTGCAATCAAGCCCGCCGCATCAGGGCGCTCTGCGAAAAGACGTCCGCCAAATCTGAGGAAGATACTGGCGGACGCGACATGTCTGCGGTCAGGAAACGAAAGCCCGCGAGGTAATGGGCGCCGATGTCGCATCAGGCCCATACTCGCTCTCGCCGGTGACCTGCAGAATATCCTGAAGGCGCTGGCGGGCGCGGTTGACGCGGCTTTTGATTGTTCCAAGCGCACAACCGCAAATCTCCGCCGCCTCCTCATAGGAAAAGCCGGAAGCCCCGACCAGAATTATCGCCTCGCGCTGATCCGGCGGCAGCTTCTCCAGCGCCCGCTTGAAGTCCTGAAGATCGAGCGAGCCATATTGGGCAGGATGCTGGGCCAGCGTCTCGGTGAAATAGCCGTCGCTATCTTGCACTTCGCGCCCACGCTTGCGCATCTGGCTGTAGAGTTCGTTGCGCAGAATGGTGAACAGCCACGCCTTCATGTTGGTGCCCATCTCGAAGTGGTCCTGTTTGGCCCAGGCCTTCATGATGGTGTCCTGAACGAGATCGTCGGCCCGGTCGTGCCGGCCGATCAACGACATGGCGAACGCACGCAGGCTTGGAAGGGCTGCGAGCATTTCACGCTTGAAACTCGGTTCCTCAGAGGTCATGCCACCACTCATTCCGCCACATCCGGCATCGACTGGCGCTCGACCGCGTCGAGCTTCTCAAGCAGGTCGAGGAACCGGTCCGGAATGGCTTCTTCCTGTACAGAAAGATAGAGCGCGCGGAGCTTGGTTGCAATCTGTGCATTCGGATTATCGGCGCGCACTGGCTTTGCCACATCGCGCCCGGCCCCAATTTTGTTGGTCATAAAATTAAAATACCTTCAGATGTTCGTCTGGCACCATAATGCACCGCGAAAAAAATCGTTCCCTCCAAAGGAACCTTTTTTTTCTGGTGGCGTTGTCCGCCTGTCATGGCCATCTCCTCGGCCAGATTGAGGGAGTTCATAATGTCACTTTCCACCCGGATCGCTCCGTTCCTGCCCTATTTGCGCCGATACTCTCGCGCCCTGACCGGATCGCAGACATCGGGCGACGCCTATGTCGCGGCCGTTCTGGAAGCGTTGATCGCAGATGTCTCCATTTTCCCGGAGGCGAGCAGTGACAGGGTCGCGCTGTTTCAACTCTATACAAAGATGTTCGGTTCCTCCTCCGTTTTGATCCCCGAGCCAGTTTCGCCCTTTGCCTGGGAAAAACGGACGTCGATCAATCTCGCATCCGTCTCGCCGCTGGCACGCCAGGCGTTCCTGCTCGCGTCCGTCGAAGGCTTCCGCACAAGCGAGGCGGCAGAAGTTCTCGGCACCACCGAGAGCGGCATGAACGAGTTGCTTGAGCGCGCCTCAGAGGAGATTTCGCGCCAGGTCGCCACCGACATCATGATCATCGAGGACGAGCCGCTGATTGCCATCGACATCGAACAGATGGTCGAGAGCCTTGGCCACCGGGTCACCGGCATTGCACGCACCCGGGATGAAGCCTTGACGCTGTTCAAGGCGACGCGGCCGAGCATGGTGCTTGCCGATATCCAGCTCGCGGACGGCAGTTCCGGCATCGATGCGGTCAATGATATCCTGAAGAACACGTCCATTCCGGTGATTTTCATAACGGCGTTCCCGGAACGCCTGTTGACCGGCGAACGGCCTGAGCCGACCTTCCTGGTCACCAAGCCGTTCAACCCGGACATGGTCAAGGCGCTGATCAGTCAGGCGCTGTTCTTCAACGAATCCACCAAGGCCGCAGCCTGAGACCCGTTACGCCCGGAACGCCGGGCGAACGATCTCATTGTGAAATACACGGGGGGAGCGCCTCGGCGCCCGCGGTGAACACGTCGATTTTGGCCGGCCCGTTTCGCATCGGAGAGCCGATCGGACGGGGCCGTTTTTGTCGTTAACACGGGAGCTGGGCAAGCAGTCAATCGGAGAATGGAAGGCGTAACGCGTGGCCAATGCAGGCAGTTCAGCCCCCCTCAGGACCGGCGGCAAACCAAACGCGGCCCTGATGGAGCTGGTCTTGAAGAAGTCCGGTTTGGGCTATCTCTATCAATCTGACGATCTCGGCGTCGTTCTTTCCGGAAACCTGCCTCGAGTCCTGCAGTCGCTGGCAATGGGCCGGCAGGCGGACGAGGAAGTGTTCGGATCCGAGGAAAGCGCCCGCCTGACCGCTTTGAAGCGGGACGTCGCCACCCGAAATGCCCCTGCCTCGACAGAAATCGATGTCACATCTCCGACCGGCGTTCTGACCTATCGGATCGATATCGAGCGCATCGATTCCATGGGCATGACCGGTGTTCTGTCCGTGATCACCGATATCTCCGAGACCCGTCGCCGCGAACGCGTCCTCAAGACCCTGCTGCGTGAGCTCAGCCATCGCTCGAAAAACCTCCTGGCCATCATCCAGGGTATCGCCACCCAGACCGCGCCAGGCACTTTCGCTCGACTATTTCCTAAGCAAATTTCGCGGACGCATTCAATCGCTTGCCTATTCCCAGGACCTCGTGACCGATTCCAGCTGGCGCGGCGCCTATCTCTTCGCCCTGACGGAGCGGCAATTCAGCGCCTATTGGCCGGCGACCGAAAACCCGATTTCCGTCAGCGGCATTGATGCGCACCTGTCGCCGAATGCGGCGCTGCACATCGGCCTTGCCTTGCATGAGCTGATCGTCAATTCCGCCTCCTACGGCGCGATTTCCGCCGGTGTCAATTCGCTGACGATCGACTGTTTCGAAACACTGCTGGATGATCAGAAGGCGATCGAACTGGCTTGGATCGAACACCTGCCACCCGCATCAGCGTTGCAGAGTGACGCTGACGACCACACTTTCGCACGCACGGTGCTGGAACGCGTCGTGCCGATCGCCGTCGGCGGCAAGGCCATGTACATGACCACGCCCGACCGCATCGAATACCACCTGACCATTCCGTCGCGGGAATATGAGATCATTACCCGCGTCGAGGAGTAAGCAGGTCCAAGAAGGCGGCAGAT
This genomic window contains:
- a CDS encoding hemin uptake protein HemP — its product is MTPNNPDAVSASLPASQTQRVIDSRDLFRGGNEILISHDGAIYRMKITRQGKLILNK
- a CDS encoding ChuX/HutX family heme-like substrate-binding protein, which gives rise to MTQTTRPTPSEIRAYRAANPKMRERDIAAQLGISEAALVAAECGLTAVRIDGDVNRFLERAAELGEVMALTRNESAVHEKIGVFENITPGKHASIVLGENIDLRIFPGAWAHGFAVTKTDGDAVRRSLQFFDKQGTAVHKVHMRSASNLSEYQNIVEAFRLEDQSQEFVGEAAVDSIEGELEQVDVAVLRNEWSRMTDTHQFHGLLRKLKLGRRQALQSIGEDFAWKLQPEAVEEMMRESARVELPIMCFVGNHGTIQIHSGPLANIETMGPWLNIMDPTFHLHLRRDHLAEIWAVRKPTADGHVTSLEALDAKGEMVIQFFGKRKEGFAERPEWRSIMENLARLDITAAA
- a CDS encoding hemin ABC transporter substrate-binding protein, translating into MKTPYDFRRLRSWELALALFAVSTPFVLPITSPPSFVRAAVAQDMQQIDTSRLVSVGGAITEIVYALGEEGKLVGRDSTSVYPEAALKVPDVGYMRQLAPEGVIATNPTAIIAVEGSGPPETLNVLKEAKIPFQTVSETFDRDGILAKIKTVGDFLGVPDKAAALSEKVQAGLDAAVADAAKRPESERKRVIFILSTQGEKIMASGTGTAADGIIALAGAVNATGSFPGYKPLTDEAIIEARPDVVLMMSRSGGHAATDDELFAHPALSLTPAAKTKAVIRMDGLHLLGFGPRTAGAVRELNAAIYGKPNASQ
- a CDS encoding iron ABC transporter permease, with product MPHNEMAAGDGRSRSFAARLKSEWHMGDRSRLAQVLILALIALAAAMFAASIMTGAADASLGNVLRWLFGVEGAEQALSARDRIIILDIRLPRSVMGLLVGASLAVSGAIMQGLFRNPLADPALVGVSSGASLGAVLMIVLGSSVFGPMFAVFGFYALPVAAFLGGLFTTLLLYRIATRSGQTSVATMLLAGIALSALANAVTGVLIFIADDKQLRDLTFWGLGSLAGTNWTKILSAGPIILISLAVVPLLARGLNALTLGEAAAFHMGVPVQRLKNIAIVSVAASTGASVAVSGGIGFVGIVVPHVLRLIIGPDHRYLLPASALLGGTLLIFADMIARTIVPPAELPIGIITAFAGAPFFLWILLRGRSHMGL
- a CDS encoding heme ABC transporter ATP-binding protein; the encoded protein is MIKASNLSVRLSGKQVLHGVNIEAAAGQLTAIVGPNGSGKTTSLKAIAGELSYDGTVSINGHDISRLKPWELALKRAVLPQSTVISFPFTVREIVRMGLSVGAKTGADETDRIAREALEAVDLSGFAGRFYQELSGGEQQRVQLARALCQIWEPVQHGEPAFLLLDEPVSSLDIRHQLTIMRLARDFCQRGGGVIAIMHDLNLTAMFADRMIMMKSGRVRAAGRPNEVMTDAIMEAVFGCAMRVNATPAGSVPFVLPHTALG
- a CDS encoding HWE histidine kinase domain-containing protein — protein: MNKKNSDLAAAMAAVLTSPQRLDVLRSVVPDMAVPDADFQELAEMAADLFGAPIALVTLVDARHQWLKATVGTSETQALSAGSFCMHTIAGRLDDVLVVGDASTDPRFSSQPRVAGAPVLRFYAGVPLVIDEQPVGSICVYDVKPRHDVTPHLLTQLRRLSRLAASLFKLKHEARQRALKEAALSREEQRHAMALDAANVGSWLWDVRSGNVSCNPAMLRMFGMKPVGVVQARDIFTAIHHEDRMATFSKLRSAMAQDEEYDGTFRVASTGRWLLGRGRVHERDAEGKPTLFLGVNIDVTEEQVSTQRTRLLLRELNHRVKNTLAMLQSLARQTLRQTSDPQEFMTAFAGRLQSISEAHGLLSDHEWGDIHLSALLAKQLAPHVRDYGRQIEIHKDEILLGPDQAVGLGLVLHELATNAAKYGSLSVPNGKVVVTARGVDEDGHRVLHMTWTEVGGPPVSEPARRGFGSILIERSLGKVMGSSAKVEYLPAGLTAIIRLPL
- a CDS encoding RNA polymerase sigma factor, which codes for MTSEEPSFKREMLAALPSLRAFAMSLIGRHDRADDLVQDTIMKAWAKQDHFEMGTNMKAWLFTILRNELYSQMRKRGREVQDSDGYFTETLAQHPAQYGSLDLQDFKRALEKLPPDQREAIILVGASGFSYEEAAEICGCALGTIKSRVNRARQRLQDILQVTGESEYGPDATSAPITSRAFVS
- a CDS encoding NepR family anti-sigma factor codes for the protein MTNKIGAGRDVAKPVRADNPNAQIATKLRALYLSVQEEAIPDRFLDLLEKLDAVERQSMPDVAE
- a CDS encoding response regulator, producing the protein MSLSTRIAPFLPYLRRYSRALTGSQTSGDAYVAAVLEALIADVSIFPEASSDRVALFQLYTKMFGSSSVLIPEPVSPFAWEKRTSINLASVSPLARQAFLLASVEGFRTSEAAEVLGTTESGMNELLERASEEISRQVATDIMIIEDEPLIAIDIEQMVESLGHRVTGIARTRDEALTLFKATRPSMVLADIQLADGSSGIDAVNDILKNTSIPVIFITAFPERLLTGERPEPTFLVTKPFNPDMVKALISQALFFNESTKAAA